The sequence TCGAGTCCTAAATGGGAGAATGAGCAGCTGTTACTTTCATTGTAATGGCAGAGTCCTCTAGCACCTTGACTGTAAGCCTGCTGCACTGTCACAGAGCTGAGATGTCAGGTACAGTTTTCTTTAAGTGCAATCTGCAGAGGATCACCTACAAAACAGTTAAACTGTATACAGCTGTGGATTGTGATGTCAGTTCAATGCTTGCTTCTTTGTGAGCCACATGTACAgcacattttctgtaaataatacTTTGGGGAAAGAAATTTTTAgagaaagtagaaagaaaagagagctgCTTCTATGGCTTACATGAGATAACAAATGACTGTGCTGTCGTGCTTTGGAAGAAGGTGTGCTCTCTGTTTTACTGAGAGGAACGTGAGATAGTTTTGTGATGCGACTGGCTCACAGGCTGCTAGCAGTGTCAGTAGCTGTGCTGGGAGTGGATTCAAGTGTCCTGATAAACTTGTTTATCAGTGTATATTAATTATCTTGATATGTGTGGAGTTTACTGttccatgcattttcttttgaaatggtGTAGCCTTTGAATATGCCTATTGTGCAGAAAACTGACTGCAAGTAAGGAGTGCTATCTGGTCCTGACAGACAATTCTGTACACTACAGCCTTGATTTCCACTGGTGTTGAATGTACTCCTAAAAGCTCAGGCTTGCAATGTGATCCCATCATCCGGagatatggaaaagaaaaacgaGGTCTCACAAGCTATACTCTAActtcagaagagctgaaaaagaaTGATTATCCCATGAGAGGTTGGTTTTCTGAGGTTTTGATtgatatggttttttttttaattttgaaaaataatgagatgTTTGGTCATGTAAGTTGTATGATAACTATTAGAAGAAAGAGGTCTGTGTCTTATTCACGtacatcttttcattttagaCTCTCCTGGATGTAAGGGTTATATGTACACAGAGTGTGACCTTCAGAGGACAGACAGCAGCCCCCTCTTCGGTCTGGACTGTGAAATGGTAACAATAAATGCGTGACCCTACAAAGCACAGTCAAGCAGCTAAGCTCGTATTGGCTGTTCCAAAACAAACCAAGCACCCTGTGTGTTTATTAAACCACTTCTGACGTATCTGCTTCCAGTCCATTCTTTGATGGTACCAGTGCTAATGCAGCCATGGGAAGGACTCAGTAGCTCTGGAGACAGCAGCAAACTTATCTTTGTcctgagcagtgcaggagagagCTCAGTTCTGTGCCGACTCTCACAACAGCATCTGGAACTGCTAGGTTTATTGTCAATGCTGTAGTCACTCCTGAGGTTTTTGTTTACAGTTCCTTCCCTTGGCCCTCCCCAAGGTTTGGGAGTGCAAAGGTTTCCCTTTGCCACATCTTTTCTGTAGCCGTCAGAGTTTGGTGGCAGCACGCTGTGGTGAAGACTTTTTGCTTAGTGCAGTTCTGACCTTGTGTCTGAATTGAGTGACTAATGATGCGGTCTGGAGTCTGCttttaaattgcattatttCCTTAGCTGAAGACACTCTtggtggcagctctgcactgcagagtaCAAACCGATTCTGTGAATTCAGCGCTTCCCTGTAGggattttctttgcattatgCTTGGCTGTGTGTTTGATGCACTTAGGGCAGGCATTTACCACTTGAAATGAAGCATGGTACAGTATAAAAGCTGCAAGTGGTGGTTCTCAGAGTAAAGTGACTTGTGGTAGTGACATTGGCTATAGCCAAAGCTAAGGATTCTGAATGGCAGCATTGAGCTGATCCAGTGCCTGCCTCTGCTTTGTCCTAACAGTGCCTGACTGCAAGAGGGAACGAAGTCACTCGTGTCTCTTTGGTGGATGCGCAGGGGCAATGCCTTCTGAATGAACTAGTCAAACCAGAAAGTGTAATAGTGAACTACTGCACCAGGTGACTCCCACTGAAGTTTCTTATCTCGTCATCTTTAAGTCCTGCAGCCCTTTCAGATCAGGCTTTCTACACAGAACCTTTCAGAATACTTTGGTGTGCACGCTCTCACAGTTGTCTCTTGCTGGGCTTGTTACAGCAGAAGCAGATCAAACTCAAACCATGTGTTCTCCAAGTCTTAGCCTGGATTTATCCAGGAGGTGagctgccagttccctcaggttATTGAAAGCACCTCCTCCCGTAACAGCCTCGCAGGATTTTGTTACCTGTGCTGTCTGATGCTGAGAACTGCATCACTTAATAAGTCATGCTAGAGAGAGAACAAACATTTGAAATGGAtgtggcagcacagcagcttaatatttctgcagcacaaCCTCTTGTGCTGGAATATGCTCACAGAGAAAGCAGTAAATAGCATTCTGTCACTGGATTCATATTTTGCATGCCCTGCTTGTAGTGTTCTCCAGTAAATGCTGTTGCTAATGCATTGCTTCTAcctcatctcctttcttttttgaagatACTCAGGAATCACAAGGAAAATGCTTCTTCCAGTGAAAACAAGATTGCCAGACATACAAACCAGACTAAAAAAGATACTTCCCCATGATGCAGTATTGGTGGGTCATTCACTAAATGCTGATCTTCGGGCTTTGCAAGTGAGTGTTTTTCCCAACCCAGTGATATTCATTTGAGATGTAAAAGGTCCAAACAGTTCTTTTTATTAGTGGACACTTGTTAATTGCTTTTCATTATGCATAGCCTTATGTTTGTAAGGACTTGAAGGAGAGAGACTCCTCTTACACATATAAAACTTGCAAGCTGCTCTTCTGAAcccaaaaggaaggaaagaatctgATTAGACAGGGATATGTGTGCAACAGAAGCATTACCCTCTGCTGCATCTGGGTGCTTCTGATAGCTCTCTCATGGAGGAACCAAAATCATTCctatatttaatttaaagaacCTAAAATCCTTGAGTCATATTTAATCTTTCTAATCCAATTTCGATCTTCTCAACAGAGTATTAGAAAAGAGATCTGGGCCTGTTTCATTATTCCCATGTGTTTTGTTGTCATGGACCAATTATTTGTCAGTGAGAAGCTggcaactgaaatgaaaaggcaCAGATAACAATGGAGTTATTGCCCAGTTACATATGACTGCTGTTCTTAAATTAAACTGGTGGTGTTTCCTCTCTTCCAGATGATCCATCCCAGTGTTATTGATACTTCATTACTTTTTGCCAGAAATGAAGGCCGAAGATTTAAGCTAAAATTTCTAGCCAAAGCTGTTTTGGGGTAAGATTATGACTGCATTGTCATGGGAAGTTCTAGAACTGTCGTGGGTCATAGGGCCCTGCTTTTCTACCAGCAGTaacagaatctttttttccactaaaacTCGGAggaacaaacaaatgaacatgGTAATGAAGAATTTACTGTGTCCTTGAAACATCAAGCAGCACAACAAATTGGCCTGGCTTTGAGCAAAGATGCTTGGCACAACCAGATCTGAGTTCTTGTTTGTATGTGAACCACAAAACCAGCTTTATTGCAGTTGTACAGTGTATGAAATTGTAGAGCAGCAGATGCACTCTGGCTCACACAAATGAGATTTGTTGCAGCTATCAAGAAAGAAATGCTAATTTAGGAAAGTATGATGTACTGACTTAATTATATCCCTTCCTATGCCAGCTGCCATAGCGTGTCTTAGCAGTGCAGTGCTCACCATTCAGCTCCAAACTTCCCAGAGCTGGAGGTTGCCTCCCTGCCTGTGTGCAAAGTATGAGTTCAGTCATTGATcaaaggaggaaatgaagaatgATCATGCTTCACTGCTTCTGTAAAACCCTGTGAATAGTGTTTTGCTCAACATAGCAAAAATGTTTCTTGCAGTAACTTTGGGAAATATTTAGCAAAAATGCTGCTGCATAGAACTGAAATCATTTCTGGAGAGAGGAAAGCTATTTTGCTGAAAAGGACCCACTTGAGAAAAAACAAGATGTTGGTTAGTATGGAAAAGTAGATAACATGCCTGTGCACCTAATTTTGATGCCCTAGGAAGGAGATCCAGTGCGAACAGAGACTTGGTCACGATCCTGCAGAAGATGCTAGAGCTGCATTGGAATTGGCTCAATTCTTTATTGAGAAAGGACCAGCAAAGGTAGCTATGTCTCATGTCCTTAATAGCAGAATGTGCAAATTGTCATGCttatgatgaaaaaaaacattcttgcCTGATCTTTTACTGAGGAAATGGAGCCGTGCTATGAGCCTTGGTTGTGGTAGCTTACTTTCAGCCTGTATCTCGCTATCTCAGTAACTTGGAACATCACTGGTGTCTCAGTACTCAGACACTGCCGTGAATCAGCATCGCTGCTGATCTCCCACAGGGgcattgggaagaaaaagattctGACACTCGCAGGCAATGGGACTGCCTGTCTTTTTCTCGCAGTGAAACAAGTGAGGGACCGTCTATGTTTTGGCAGAGATTCAAACTAGGTTTATGAGTCTTGAgtctctttcttttgttgctggTTTCTGAGAAAATTTTTGGATGTGCTTGCTGGATGGTGCTCGAGTACTGCTTGCTTGGgaatgacaacaaaaaataataaagcaaaaaacaaatgcCTGTGTTTCTCCACTGCTGTTGAATGTGCCCAGGTGACTCATGGAGCAAGCAAATGGTTGGAGATTAGTTAACAATTAGCAGAGATGAAAGCCAACTGCTCATCTTCTTTCCACAAGGTAGCAGAACTAAACTTGGaaatgctgctggcagctgaaaGGCGGACTGAAGTCTCACTGAGCAAATCTGTGATGCAGCCACAGCAGTGTGGGGTCCAGAAGCAGCTGAATGATCCTCCACACTTATCTAAACCATGGTAACAAGATTCTCAGAGatgcatgtttttcctttgattgAATCCTTGGGGAAATCAAGGACGTGTGTCCTGTTTTTGGAAGGCTTCCAGTGTCTTCAAAGGGAGACACTGAATTCTAGAGTagcactgaaacattttaagaagtTACATCTTAaatttcacaaaacattttctgggCTTCTTCTGaggacaaaaatattctttaaaatatctttaatgaACTGTATCATTTTTCAATAATGGGCACTGCATGGAAGTTTTTAACTCGCCACACTGGCAGCTACTGTAatttgcaactttttttttttttttttttcccctctctgttAGTTTTCTGGCCTGCTTGCAGGAGATGGGCCAGAAGCCCCTCCTTTTGGGCAGACAGGAACCGGACTCTTCTGGCCTTTGTCAGAGTGACCTCAGCACTTCCAACAAACAGGTGAATGGACTCAGAGTGGGTTGGTCTGAGCAAGCATCCAAGCTGTTAAAAGTTCTTCTTGTCCTGGGGCGATAGGTGGGTCGTGCTTTAAAAAGCTGACCGACAGTACTTTCAGCAGTGGTGTTAATACCAGGTTAGCTGAATCCATTttagcatttcaaaaataagCTTTGATCCTCTGTCATCCTCTCATGACTCACTAAAGAATAATTTTTGCCCGAGATCTTCCTTAGACAATGATGAGAATTAGAGCTGGGAATTAAGTTCAGGAGCTCTGTGTCTGGTTTGTTGCAGTACAATTGCCTCATTGAATCTTAtactctttttccttccagattCTTCAGAGAGCCTTGGAAGATGTTCCCCTCTCCACATTCAGTATAATTCAGTTCAGTTTGGATCCAGAGTTTGTTGCATCTCACCTTCTTGCTGGATTTTTTGAAAAGGTAGTCATTATTTTGAGCAAGAATAGTCTTCATTGCTGAGCTTGGGAAGAGACATGATGTATTTGGTGGCACCTGGTAGTTAGTTTCCTTACTTTGTGAAGTTCCTTCTCTAATCCATGTTCTTACAGGTGAGAAACAAGCTGACTGACATGCTGACAATTTACGCAGGTCCTTTTGAAGAAGACTTTTGCCTGAAGTCTGTGAAAAAAGAATTTGGAAGGTGTGGGCCAATCCAGTCCCTGACGGTGGTGACTGAAACATACCAGGTGAGGAACACGGACAGCTTTTAGTGTGCTGACAGGCAGTGAAGGCAAGGGTCATCTCTTGGAAAGATACAGATTAGAACCACTTAAATACCAGTTATTCGGGTGGGTTTTTGGGGGGTGAGATATGAGGGTGGCAGTTGTCAGCACACACGAAAGCTGCTTCACACAGCGACAAGAATGAACACAGCTGATAGTGTGTAACATTGCTGTCCAAGCTACAGGGCTTTAACTGAGTGTTGATGCTGAGATGATTTTTGTCCCTCTCAGGAGAGCTGATATGCCAAGGCCTGTAATGGCAGAAGGTTGTTTTTAATAGTTGGGCTAATTTAAGGTTGTTTTTAATAGTTGAGGTATATAGAGTGTTACCTGTATCACTCACTCAAACCCTTTTATAtgtcatttaaaacaaaaaagaactcCAAGACCTGAGTTGTAAAAGGGGAGGGCTAATATCTGCTATTCATAAACCTGAAGTATCCTATCCTTTTGTTTCAAGCCATATGTCTGTATCCAATACGACATGCTGGAGGCTGCCCAGCTTGCTGTGGAAAGCCTAAATGGAGCTGAGGTAGCAGGATCCTGCATTAAGGTGAGCAAAGTAAATAGCAAAAGCCTAAATTACATTTAGTGCAGGAATATGGGCCAATACGATTCTTTTAATGTCTACATAGTGCGTAGAGTGTGGGTGGATCTCGGCTAGCTGAGCTGCCACCATCTCCCAAGACAACTTCTGCTATGGTCTCTATTCCTTTCTGTTGAACAGCAGAACGGGGGTTAGGAAGCACCCTGACTTGGCAACTGcagctttaaaatgaagagctgaGTTGCTGGGTGTTGAAATGCCATATAAGCAGTATGGGGTTCTTAATCATCTAGTATTCTTGCACTGCAAACatgatcttttcctttttcatgacTAATTAAGCTAGCCTTCATTAGTTATGTTattcaaggaaaggaaaatagctAACAACGTTTTGATGGTGAGACAAAATCATTTGAAACAGCAGCTCAGAAGACAGAGCTGCCTTGGCTGATGCTTTGGGATTGTTCCTGTTGGACCCACCTCAGGTTCAGAGACCCGTCACTGCTGCGACACTGGACTGTGACGTACTGATAAAGGAACTGGAACTGGATATAGAAAACGAAGGTGTGATTTATGTGGCAGGAATAAAGAAGTCATTAACAGAGACAGATTTGCAAGAAGAATTCAGCCCGTTGAAAGACCTGGAAACTCTGTTTCTGCCAAAGGATCTCCAGAGCGGAAAGCACAGGACCTGCTGTTTCCTCAGTAAGTAGCTTTGCAGTGCAGCCTGCTGATTTCCTTCATGCAAGCTTGTTCAGCAGCCCTTGGAAATATGACAGAAACTCAGATGCGCTCCGAGTGCCAGTATTTAAAATAGTCCAGTGAAAGCATGGCTGGCTACTCTGCAGCTCCACACCGACTTGTGATCACTTCTAAGAGGTCAGAAGAACAGCTGGATGGGTGTTGTATTTATCTGATATTTTGATAGTCTGACACTTGCCTGAAGCAAGATAGAATCTACTCACTGCAgcaatttcagtttctcatcttCGTCCTGCTCCACCTTTACCCTTGCCCTGCAGGTGCCAAAGAACAGTGTACAAGAACTGGCAAATCACAAtccctttctgtttgtttttcagaattccAGAAATCACAAAGTGCGGCGGATGCCCTGGAAGCTATAAATGGCTGGGCCACGAAGGGCAGCACACTCAGAAGTAGGCACGCTCTTGCTTCAGGTCACCTCTGGAGATGGATTTGGCAAATGAATCACAGCAGCGAAAAGCAAGGAGGAAACAGTTTAAGTGAGAAAATGGCACCGCTGTCTGACTCTGTGAGTTTAAGGCTATGCTGGCTTGTTACTGTTCATTAGTGAGAAGGTGAATGACATTGAACCACGTACTGCCCTGGGAGCCAGGAGCGGTCACTAGGAGCAGCCATcggtgcagagctgtgtgtaGCAGGAGGATCTCCTTGTTCTGGTGCAGAGAAGCTGCCCCGGGTCTGTTTGCATAAGGCACTTTGTAGATGTAATACCACATGAGGTATCGTGGCATTTGCAGGGTACCGCAGGACCTCAAATCCAGCACAGTGGCATGGGGCAATGAGTGATGTTACACAGCAGCTGGAGCCGACCACCTGAGAGAGTCCGAGCAGTGTAGGTGTAGGAAATTGTACAGAAGTCAGAGAGAGAAGTGAATCATTGTGCAGCGTTACAGGCAGGAACAGGTCCGCTTGTAGCTGCTACTCTTACTGGAGGAAGCTGCATTGCCATCTGAGTAGAGCatgcagctctccctgcagctgagctAGTGCACTTCCAAATGCCAGCAGTAACAATCACTGCTGTCCTCACCTGCTCAGTCCCTGATGCTGCCCCAGCTCAGCCTCCTCataaacatttctaaatgtGATTATTACATACTTGCAGAAGAATGGGGTATCTTAATACTTGTATTCTGTTATGCAGGAGCAGGATGTaaagaaaaaggtgaagaaGTTAGACCAGCATATAAAAAAGCTTTATAGAAGTCTGCAGAATAACACCTTGTGCGTTGTTCTCTTTCCTGGAATGAACAGGTAActtaatgcctcctgtttttatcttcatctattaaaaaggaaacaaaagcccAACAAAAGGCCTGAAGAAgctgttgtatttatttaatctgACTTTCATATTAGGCCAATAAAACCTGAACAGTAAGTTCTTCCCGTAAGTCATGCTCCAGATGAGCAAGGCTGAAATCCAGAGCGTCGATTAATTGCACAGGTTTTTCGGTTAGATGAAACCCCTGTTGGACATTTTGTCCCTATTTTGAAGCTAATACAGTTTTGCAGTTGTCTTGACAGCTAGGCAAGCTTTATGTGTGTCTAACTGAATCAGGCAGAGGTTCCACAGCAGCCAGgtttttggttgttggttttttgtgtgtttgattGTTTTCAAACCACCTAACCACTACAGCCCAGGCACTATCTAGCCGTTGTTTAGTGGTACCCTGACTTGTGTGCTCTGTCCTTAGCCTTGATCAAAGAGGTGCTTCCCTCCTTCATGCTTGCATGTCCCTGATAGAAGAATGatttagaagagaaaatcatgtttaaaaaaagaagaaaaccaaccaCTTTTCACTAAGTCCTTAAGCTTTCAGAGGAAAGAACAAGTCATTGAGTTGGGCCTCAGAGCTACTAGCAGGGATGTTTCCACGTGGCTCAGGCTTCATTCATATCACAATGGCCTGAGCTGCCATGGTCATTCACTGCTCAGGTCCTGACCAGAAAGTGTAAACCTTTCCCAGGCAAGGCCTTAGTGGCTGAGTGTATCTCCGCTCAGTCTGACATCTGCccctgcttttctgcagttccTTTCAACAAAAGCAGTACTGGACTGTGGAGATGGGAGCTGAACTGATAGGGAGGACAGGGCAGCACCTGTCTCCTGGTGAGGCAGCCTGGCCCGCTGCTCTTACCTGCAGAACTTCCTGAGGAGTGGCAGCGTGATGCTGTGTTATCCTCTGGACCGCTGTGCCCGCAAGGGTGAAGCACCCTGAGCCAGGAGTCTGTTTGTGCCCAGTGCCCACGACAAACCGTTTCAGCATGCACGTGCCAAGGGCTGCTCTTGGCATGATCTGCTGTAATTGGCCAGTTTCTAGTAGCTTCTTAACAAACTAGTTCCAAAATATatagtttttaagaaaagatcATTTAGCCGGTTACCTATCACATCAAGAAGTAATAGCATGCAAACCGAGATAGCAGCAATTTCTACCTCATTAGAGCAGTGCTGATTGCACATAGATGTGTACAAATGGATTCTCTCATAAGCTTGGTACCAAATCCCACCTCATGTAACAGTCAAGTCTTAGACTGCGGGGAAGAAGGGAATGCTATCCCAGGCCTGGGAGAGTTTTCTTGCCAAGTGAGGTTCCCAAATTACTGTTTCCCAGGGGACTGATAAGCTTCTTGTTCAAAAAGAAGGGCAAAAATTGTTGGGCGGAAAATAATACATGCAGTTTTCCAGTCTGCTTGCACTGGGGTTTGCAGGCTTCTCCTTGATGCTTGCACGCATCAAGGCTGCCCTGAGCAGAAATAACATCTCTTGTTTATGTTGCAGCATTCACGGATCACAGTCCGGCCTCGGTCTGATGGGAATAAAAGATGACGGAGGGGGCAGTGCTTGTTAAGCTGCCAAGTTTTTAACCAAAGTCTTTTGTTAAGATATTCATAGTTACTTTAAATATTGATGTCTTTGTAAAGAGCCCTTGCTATAGGAACAATAGGCTTTCACTCTGTATCTTTTATaaagtctaaaaataaaagctattcaAAACATCTTGAAAGCACGAAAACTTTTCTGTTAATACTTTTGGCTGTGGTGTTTTTCCCTGGCACTGAACTCGGCAAACACTTGAGAAGAGCTGCAGGCAACGCAGGGGCAGCGTTTTCCATAAAACGCAATCGCTGTGGTGGAATGCCTTGCCTTTGCTGCAGCATTGCCCTgtacctgcagcagctgctcagcgGCTCCACACTCGCCATGGGAATGGTGCGCGTTCCTGGAAACGTGCTGTGCCAGCTCCTGAAACAGTTATGGCCTCATTTCTGGCAGAGCACTCTACTTGCTCCGTGGAAAGTAGGAATTGGTGATTCATACCTCTTGGACAGTCTCTTTTCTCCCACCCCCCTTGGGAAACAAAAAATTGCAACTTGGCTGCAGTGGGAAGGGCAAGGGCTGTTTGGGCCCTCACAAAGAAAGCACGCAGCTGTGCAAACTTCACACAGCGTGTTTTTGGTGAGCAGCTGgaagtgcagagctgctgcaggagccagcCCTGTCCAGCAGTAGCGTGAGATAAGGTACAGCCTGACAGCATCAGCCCCGAGCTCTGCACACCTGGAACCAAAGACTGCTTGACCACCCCCTATGAAGAAATTGAAGCACAGGAACGCCCAGGAAAGCTTTGGGCActggggacaaaaaaaaagaaaagggaaatatttgtTACCAAGTTTGAAACTGAGACCAAGGGTTTCTTAGTATGAATTGAAATAGGCTGAGATAACTTTAAATAGCTACTGTCCCGGAAATGATGAAATGCAGCCAACAGAACATCACCCCCTCCTTCCCAGCCGAGTTCCCTGCACCCAGCTCCCAGGCTGAGCTGACAGAAAAGGAGCTGCTGCATGGAGAAGCCAAGAGCAATGGCAGGGGAAGGgcatggcagcacagcccacgGCAGCGCCAGGGAGCGTGCACAATGGTCACTTCAGGCTTTTTCATACCTACACTTTAAAGCCTCCAAACATC comes from Numida meleagris isolate 19003 breed g44 Domestic line chromosome 13, NumMel1.0, whole genome shotgun sequence and encodes:
- the REXO5 gene encoding putative RNA exonuclease NEF-sp isoform X2, translated to MAESSSTLTVSLLHCHRAEMSALISTGVECTPKSSGLQCDPIIRRYGKEKRGLTSYTLTSEELKKNDYPMRDSPGCKGYMYTECDLQRTDSSPLFGLDCEMCLTARGNEVTRVSLVDAQGQCLLNELVKPESVIVNYCTRYSGITRKMLLPVKTRLPDIQTRLKKILPHDAVLVGHSLNADLRALQMIHPSVIDTSLLFARNEGRRFKLKFLAKAVLGKEIQCEQRLGHDPAEDARAALELAQFFIEKGPAKVAELNLEMLLAAERRTEVSLSKSVMQPQQCGVQKQLNDPPHLSKPCFLACLQEMGQKPLLLGRQEPDSSGLCQSDLSTSNKQILQRALEDVPLSTFSIIQFSLDPEFVASHLLAGFFEKVRNKLTDMLTIYAGPFEEDFCLKSVKKEFGRCGPIQSLTVVTETYQPYVCIQYDMLEAAQLAVESLNGAEVAGSCIKVQRPVTAATLDCDVLIKELELDIENEGVIYVAGIKKSLTETDLQEEFSPLKDLETLFLPKDLQSGKHRTCCFLKFQKSQSAADALEAINGWATKGSTLRSRHALASGHLWRWIWQMNHSSEKQGGNSLSEKMAPLSDSEQDVKKKVKKLDQHIKKLYRSLQNNTLCVVLFPGMNSIHGSQSGLGLMGIKDDGGGSAC
- the REXO5 gene encoding putative RNA exonuclease NEF-sp isoform X1 — protein: MAGPSVRLNGCKRPAGGDAEGPRAGGKRSRTGRREAKEKSSRLSAALLGEDCEISQEQLYELLQYAALGKRHNAAQPSWCHIYHQSRLAGVVVIVLHEMSQLHFYKFYLQFKHLRKVFRHRFTLLPSSANFLASLCGEGASLKPQGTVQALISTGVECTPKSSGLQCDPIIRRYGKEKRGLTSYTLTSEELKKNDYPMRDSPGCKGYMYTECDLQRTDSSPLFGLDCEMCLTARGNEVTRVSLVDAQGQCLLNELVKPESVIVNYCTRYSGITRKMLLPVKTRLPDIQTRLKKILPHDAVLVGHSLNADLRALQMIHPSVIDTSLLFARNEGRRFKLKFLAKAVLGKEIQCEQRLGHDPAEDARAALELAQFFIEKGPAKVAELNLEMLLAAERRTEVSLSKSVMQPQQCGVQKQLNDPPHLSKPCFLACLQEMGQKPLLLGRQEPDSSGLCQSDLSTSNKQILQRALEDVPLSTFSIIQFSLDPEFVASHLLAGFFEKVRNKLTDMLTIYAGPFEEDFCLKSVKKEFGRCGPIQSLTVVTETYQPYVCIQYDMLEAAQLAVESLNGAEVAGSCIKVQRPVTAATLDCDVLIKELELDIENEGVIYVAGIKKSLTETDLQEEFSPLKDLETLFLPKDLQSGKHRTCCFLKFQKSQSAADALEAINGWATKGSTLRSRHALASGHLWRWIWQMNHSSEKQGGNSLSEKMAPLSDSEQDVKKKVKKLDQHIKKLYRSLQNNTLCVVLFPGMNSIHGSQSGLGLMGIKDDGGGSAC